Genomic DNA from Garra rufa chromosome 22, GarRuf1.0, whole genome shotgun sequence:
tatttaaaaaaagttaaaaaataaagaattatttTTTCACACAGttttttcacattaaaaaaaaaaaaaaaaaaatatatatatatatatatatatgtaaatgtaaaaaaatagtaaaaaataaagcattatttaattattttattgaaatacttgtttactttctttctttaaaagtaCTCAATGATCATGAATAATATCACAAAGTACCACAGAAatgttattatagtttttattcatattttattcatattcagCATTATTTAATTACTTTCTTTAAATACTTGCAACACTTACATTCTTACTGACAAAGTGCTTAATGATCATGTGAATAATATCACAAATGCAAAAGATGTTAATTGGGCTTAAAATAGGTTTTGTGTCGCATTTAACTTGTGTTAATTTACAAACTAACTTGTGGTTTAGAGGTGAAGTGCGTCCCACACATGTTCCTGAGATTCACCCATTTGCATTCATGTTTTGTCATGTTGAGTGTCTGCAGATTATTCTGCCATATTTCTCTGAGCTCGTTTCTTGGTCACATGCTGTGTGTTTTGATGAACACTATCATgcaaaatgtatgtgtgtgtacctcTGAAAAAACCAAAAGACGATTCTCGCATAAAATAGATGCATTTGTGTCTTCCATAAATGGCTGATTTTAGGAAAAAAGCGCCAAACTGTCCATCCGTTTTCTTTTAAAGGCTCCGTATGAATGACAGGCCTAATGAGAGTTAATTATCCTGTTTCTTTGTAATAGTGTTTGTCAGTGCTAGGACACTTCGTGCTCGTTTCACTCAGTTTGGAATGTAATTAAAAAGAGAGAATTCACCCAGaaataaacattctgtcattatttattcaccctcatgtcatttcaaatatATATGCAACAGGAGATGCATGGTAAACAGAAGCAGATATTCTACATATCAAAGGAAATGCAtcattttatgatttttatggtgttttttctgtcattttgtgaACATGACAGCTCATGATCCTTCCTTTCATTGCTTGGAAAAAAGCAGATCAATGTTATTGTTAACTTTAAACCAAAatcttttttgaaaactaaaataaagctaaaataaaattaattaaaacagcattttgtcattttataaaaaaaatatacatatataataataataaaatattcaatGATAAACTTAAGCGAAAATTAGAAATGTGGCCTAGCAACcaacagaaaaaaaatgaatgaaactgaaatactaaattaattaaagctatatagaaatattttaaaaacctaataaaataaataatatcaatATCATATGGTTTATCCCTtcattagtttttaattttaatttacatacatttttaaacctattttattttggttatttttattttaattaacaaaaattgtttatggttttacttttttgttttaataaagcaaaaaataaatttaagctgaaatactaaaattatgaaatgaaaatgaattaaatatagaaatattttaaaaacctaataaaattaattaaaaacatcatTATCATAAGATTGATCcctttattagttttttttctaattttaatttacagatttttaaaaaatattttattttggttgtttttattttatttcaattaacaaaacatgtttatggttttaatttaaaaaaataaaaatacatttaagctGAAATACTAAAATTCTGAAATGCAAATTAATTAAAGCtatacagaaatataaaaaaaactaataaaataagtacatttataaaataaaaatttatatcaTATAATTGATCCCTTTATTAGTTTTAATTACTTTAAGTTTTATTtactgatttttaaaaaatattttatttcagttaagtttatttcataaaaaaaatgttttaatgtttttagtaaaaataaaGCGAAATGTACATTTAAGctgaaatactaaaattattttaaaaaattaagctatacagaaatattttaacCAAATAAcataatgtaaatataataaaagaataataaaataataattttaataatcaaaacattaaaacatttttgatttttttcttcttcttttcaaataacaaaaattgttttatggttttaattttagtcagCTGTAACAACCCTGAACTCTAAAAAGAATTAAAAGAATTACAAagctaattaaataaatgtaaatataaataataaaagaataatacaataataatataaagcTAAAAATATATCATATTGATTgatctcttttttttatttattaattttttacaaaaattgttttatggttttaattttagtcagCTGTAACAACCCTGAACTCTAAAAAGAATTAAAAGAATTGGAAagctaattaaataaatgtaaatataataaaagaataatacaataataatttaaagctaaaaatatatcatattgattgatctctttttttttatttattaattttttacaaaaattgttttatggttttaattttagtcagCTGTAACAACCATGAACTCTAAAAAGAATTAAAAGAATTGGAAagctaattaaataaatgtaaatataataaaagaataatacaataataatataaagcTAAAAATATATCATATTGATTgatctcttttttttatttattaatttttttacaaaaattgttttatggttttaattttagtcagCTGTAACAACCCTGAACTCTAAAAAGAATTAAAAGAATTACAaacctaattaaataaatgtaaatataggaataatgcaataataatttaaagataaaaataTATCATGTTgaatgatcccttttatttattttattttatttatttattttttacaaaaattgtTTTATGGGTTTAATTTTAGTCAGCTGTCACAATCCTGAACTCTAAAAAGAATTAAAAGAATTACAAACCAAATTAAATAAAcgtaaatataatataagaataatacaataataatttaaagctaaaaATGTCAATATCAACACTatcataatatttaaataataaaaataataataataaaataacactgcatcAGATATTCTTCTAAACCAGAATGAAACTCATACTGCAGATCACAGTTCTGGAAATATGTTGGAAACAGCCCGATGCTTCGTTTCAGGGTGTAGTCCTGCATTAAAGCAGATCTAGTTAATATGTGTGGTCACCTGTGATCTGGTTCCCCTCCACGCTGATGTGCTGGAGGCTGCCCACATCCGTCAGGCGCTCAGGGAAAACCGCCAGCTTGTTTCTGGAGAGGTCGATGCTGATCAAGTGCTGCATGTCGCCGACCGCCTCCGGCAGCGTTGTGAGGACATTACCCTGCAGATCCACCTCTAACAGGAAGACAAGGAAACCCTGCTTCAACACAAGAATCTATATGTGCTAATAATGCAGTCAGTGTATCTAGTAGGAGGTATATTCTGTGCAATCGAAGAATCTCCCATGAGGCACTGTGCATGATGTAACTAAGTCCGTCGCTCTGAAACAACATACATATTTGATTGGATTCATATTGTGCAAtgaattttaaatatattgtgtTTTATACTTATGATCAACATTCAAAAGCTTGCGGTTTGTGCTTTAGAAAAAAGTCTcctttgctcatcaaggctgcatttatttgatcaataataaCTGTGCTCTATGtgttcaagtgtaatttatttctgtgatcaaacctgaattttcagattcattacttcaatcttcagtgagttttttattttattttatttttttaacaaggctgcatttatttgatcaaaaatacagtaaaaaataataaaatatttttccaattttaaatggctgttttctatgtgaatatgtgttcaaatgtaatttatttctgtgatcaaacctgaattttcagattcattacttcaatcttcagtgagttttttattttattttatttttttaacaaggctgcatttatttgatcaacaatacagtaaaaaataataaaatatttttccaattttaaatggctgttttctatgtgaatatgtgttcaaatgtaatttatttctgtgatcaaacctgaattttcagattcattacttcaatcttcagtgagttttttattttattttatttttttaacaaggctgcatttatttgatcaaaaatacagtaaaaaataataaaatatttttccaattttaaatggctgttttctatgtgaatatgtgttcaaatgtaatttatttctgtgatcaaacctgaattttcagattcattacttcagtcttcagtgccagTCTTTTATAATTTAAGCAACATTCAATAGCTTGGGGTaggtcaggttttttttttttttttaaaccaaggctgcatttatttgatcaaaaatacagtaaaaattataaattatttttccaattttaaatggctgttttctatgttacaatgtaatttatttctgtgatcaaatgtGAATTTTTACAGCATAATTACTCTTATTActctaattacttttttatttgtgCATTGTTTTTGCATAAATAAATTTCaattcatttcaaataaattgtgttttatactTTTAATCAACATTCTTAAAGCTTGGGGttgataatttattattattattttttttgaaaaacatctcttttgctcactaagcctgcatttatttgatcaaaaatacagtaaaatttgtTCAATATTTTTGCAatgtaaaataaccattttcaatgtgaatatctgtttaaatctaatttatttctttgatcaaacctgaactttcagcatcattactccagtctacagtgtcacatgatccttcaaaaatcattctaatatgctgatttgctgctcaagaaacattttaattattataaatgtttttatgcccaatatttttatggaaactgtgatgcatttcaggattcacagatgaataaaaagttcgaaagaacagcatttatttgaaatagaaatcttttccaaCATTATttatctttaccatcacttttaatgcatctttgatgaataaaagtattagtgtatttaaaaaatatctaacTAAACTCAAACCTTTTTAAAAATAGCTTAAAATCAAGCATTTAATATGAATCTAAATTTTTGATTTGTGTGCATTAGGTTCCAAAAAAGTTCAAATGAAGGACTTTTGTGAAGTATTTAAATAACTAGATAAATCTGCCAAGTCCACATTATTATTCAATATATAATTCATATTCtcttttttatttccagcaataATAACGGCAGTATATGATGAAATATATTGTTAATGTGATATAAAGTGATTGGTCACACCGCCTGCTGCTCCGAAGAGATACTGACGCTTAAAACCGAGGACAGAAATCTTAAAGTCTTACCTCTTAACTGAGTAAAAGTGAGGAAGAACTTGTTGCTCAAGGCTTTGATCTGGTTGTTGGCCAGAGAGATTTTGTGGATGTTGTCTGTGCAGCTGCGGATCATTTTGAAGACGCCTTCAGGGAAACTAATGAGGCTGCAGTCGGACAGATCTGAGGCAGAAAACAGTGTTGATTCAGATTGACTCTGGCATCAGAGGTGAAATCATTTGGTTAATATGAGTGCTTTTATTAAGAGACTGTGTTGCTCGGAGAGCCGTCACCGCTGCATATCAACAAGCTCCCATTGTGCAATCACTCAGCAAATCAGGGCCAATACTatcagactgacagacagaaatTAATACAGTCATTTGGAGGCTATTGATATGTGTGGATAATCAAAGTGTTGAGCTGCACAATAGCGCTGATTGCCATTTAGGTTTCCTTACTCTTGGCATGCAATGACTAATATGATGGTTTAAAGAAAATGACACTTGATCCATTGGGAAATGGACTAAATCAAGCGTATATGTGATTTAGAGGAACTTCTCAGCACCATAGCACCATCTACTGAGCATAGGCTGAAGCTAAACAGTCAATCAATAATAATCAATAACaacacaaataattaaataaactatGAGGAACAGTGAGTAAATGTTTTTGCATATTTTTACATAACCCTGAATCTTGGGGAAAATGCCTAATATTATCTAATCTCATGATGCTGAGTTAAAAAATACAAAGTAATCAATAAAAACTTTCCATTACtttccaaaaaacaacattaaaaattatatgcaagtatacagtgccttgcaaaagtattcataccccttaatttttttcacttttgttgcagcattatgttaaactgctttaaatgacttttttttccccccacatcaatctacatctcatacaccataatgacaaagcaccaaacaggtttgtaacaactttttctgggacactcgaaatgtatctcaggagcattcatattgcgtttagatgttcctacacttggagtggcaaattcatttgaatgagtctgatttagaaagacacacacctctcagaaaaggtctaacagctgaaaatgcatctcagagcaaaaaccaagataactgcctgtagagctcagtgacagacttgcattgacagaaggttgacagaagcattctccataatggaagatgattggaacaactaggactctagccAAGCTGACTGAGCTTGAGgagtgaaaaggtgaggcaaagaatggcagataattgccaaatgcagatgtgcaaagatggtcacatcagacccaaaaagacttgaggctgtaaaggtgcttcaactatggactgagttaagggtatgaatacttatgcaatctacttatttcagtgttttatttttaatacatttgtaaaatttgcaaatctggtttttgctttgtcattattatggtgtatggagtgtaaactgatgtggggaaaaactaatttaaagcagtttaacataatgctgcaacaaaacaaaatgtgaaaaatgaagaggtatgaatacttttgcaaggcactgtttatataatttttatatttaattaaaaaatatattatattttatatatatatatatatatatatatatatatatatatatatatatatatatatatatatatatatatatatatatatttaatcaacAAAGGCAATCAAAATTTTCTAATTTGATGATGCTGAGTTAAAGAATTActcaaaataattattaaaaactttccattactttccaaaaaaacagcaacaaataaattaattaaaaaatatattttatatatttatatttaaattaacaaACGCAATCAAATGTTTCTAATTTGATGTTGCTGAGTTCAAAAATAAGTCACAATAATCaataaaacgaaaccaaaaaaacaaataacaaaacaaaaacaaacaaaaaaaggaaaaaaaaataataataaaaaatttaaaataactaaattatatgtgtatgtaatatttaataacaaatgcaatcaaaaagttaattttaatgcaaaaatttggcaaaatagtaaaaaaaatgtgttcaaGTACATTTAGAAATGTACGTTTTTTCCCCCACAAACTGTGTAATTTTTATACTGTTTGGATGCATTAAAACCCCCACAGATGTTGCATGTTTGCCTTATGCTTGTGTTTTCTTCTTTCACTGGCTATGATTAGAACTTTTCAATCAGCATTAGATATAAAATAATGTCATGCATGGGAAAATGGgctaagaataaaaaaaacaccattgTAATGTGGCTCACATTCAGACAGTAACCATGTGTTTGTGATGTTTTTCTGCTGATTAAGAGAGAAAACAAGACTTCTTTATCTTACAAGTGATTGTTAAAAGCATGAATGCTAAGAAACGGATCATATGCACATTATTTTCAGAATATGCACCCCAAAATGACTCAGAATCAGTCTGAAGCATTTCATTCAGTAGATCTGATGCCGGTGGTGTCATCAGTATAACATTTAATGACTTTTCAAGTATGAGTTTCTTTTACAAGAAAGACATTTGATTCTAAATGTCCTCAAGGGGGAGACTAAAATTCCTCTGAAATACGAGCTGTTATAGTGCGTGTTTGAGATGGTGTGATTTACACACCCAGCGAGTCTCTCTGCTCCTCCATGGTGGCGTTGATCCTCCGGGCGACGTTGGCCACGGCCTGCGCCATCCTGTTGGGTTCTCGTTTGATCTGAGGAGTGATTGGTGGGTTCAGTGGCGTCTGTTACTCATGCACAGGAAGTCACAGGTGTGAGCCATGGACAGCCGCTTCCTGCCAGAGCGCACAAACATGCAGTGAAATCACGAACCTGTCTGGACTCATCAATATCTGCTCACCAACACAATTACTTCTTTATGTCCGATGTAAAATATGTTTGTCTATATCACTTtttttatatgtaataaattaataaataataataaaatacaaatgtgCATTACagttattcatttatatttaataaatatatttttaaataaatatttaatattttatttttatttaaaaaataacaataacaaaaatataaaatgcattCATTAATAAATGCATGAAATAATTCATGCATGTGTGCATAaatacagtcatggacaaaattgttggcacccttggtgaatatgggcaaagaaggctgtaaaaataaatctgcgttgtttctcctgttgatctttagccaaaaaaatctgcaaaattcaaacatttcatttaaaaataaaaaaaaattaagtgggggatataatattatgaaataaatggttttctctaATTACTGGCTCCCTTGTATTCAAAACTTTCTGCAACTTCCGTTTGCATGAAAACagctctgatttttttttttttatatggcaAGTGATTTTAGACTATTCCTCCATACAGAATTTCTCCAGATCCTTCAAATGTTGGTGCTCACTCTTCTTCAGTTTATCCCACTCATTTTCCATAGGATTCAGGTAAATTCAGGGAATTGGGATGGTTATGGCAGAATCTTGATTTTGTGTTCAGTGAccagtttttgtgttgattttgatgtttgttttgaatcaatGTGGTGATGGAAGATCTAACCATGACCCATTATAATATTTCTAACTGAGCAAGTCAGGTTTACCTTTTTAATCTTNNNNNNNNNNNNNNNNNNNNNNNNNNNNNNNNNNNNNNNNNNNNNNNNNNNNNNNNNNNNNNNNNNNNNNNNNNNNNNNNNNNNNNNNNNNNNNNNNNNNNNNNNNNNNNNNNNNNNNNNNNNNNNNNNNNNNNNNNNNNNNNNNNNNNNNNNNNNNNNNNNNNNNNNNNNNNNNNNNNNNNNNNNNNNNNNNNNNNNNNNNNNNNNNNNNNNNNNNNNNNNNNNNNNNNNNNNNNN
This window encodes:
- the lrrc20 gene encoding leucine-rich repeat-containing protein 20 isoform X2, producing the protein MAQAVANVARRINATMEEQRDSLDLSDCSLISFPEGVFKMIRSCTDNIHKISLANNQIKALSNKFFLTFTQLREVDLQGNVLTTLPEAVGDMQHLISIDLSRNKLAVFPERLTDVGSLQHISVEGNQITELPMEKLSLMPALKSLDARCNPLALEAASFPHHFTLLT
- the lrrc20 gene encoding leucine-rich repeat-containing protein 20 isoform X1, which gives rise to METIKREPNRMAQAVANVARRINATMEEQRDSLDLSDCSLISFPEGVFKMIRSCTDNIHKISLANNQIKALSNKFFLTFTQLREVDLQGNVLTTLPEAVGDMQHLISIDLSRNKLAVFPERLTDVGSLQHISVEGNQITELPMEKLSLMPALKSLDARCNPLALEAASFPHHFTLLT